GGCGGTGAGCAAACCCATCAATGGCGTCAGGGTGGCGCTGAAAGAACCCGAGATGGTTGTGTCCGCGAATTAATTTTGGCGAACCCCAGCCGACGAGCGTCTGGAAGCGCGCGTCGGCGGCGGGTTCCAAGAACAAAACGGAAAGGAAAAACAAATTATGTTATACACAATTGCGGTCGTCCTGATCCTCCTGTGGCTGCTGGGTCTGGTTACCGGCTACACGATGGGCTCATTTATTCACGTGCTGTTAGTCATTGCAGTCATCATGATCCTGGTCAACCTCATTTCCGGTCGCAGACGGCTGCTCTGAGACGCTGCAAACCGAACCTGACGCCTCGGATGCCCTTCCGAAGAATCGTTGGTCCCCTTGAGCTGACGATCACTAATCTCCAGACGGACTCCGACCACAGAAATATTTTTGCGCTTTCCGGCATGTCCATGCAGAACAGCGGCGGCGCGAAAAATTTTCTTGGCTTTTTGGGGGAACCCATTTTAACTGGCGCTGTTCTTTGAAAGTGATGGACCTTTGGGTTCATCATCTCGTCACAACCAAATGTCAGGGAACCCCGTGTGAATCGGGGACGGTTGCGCCACTGTAACGGGTCACAGACTCCCAAAGCCACTGGTCCACCAGGCCGGGAAGGCGGGAGCGAGGTTTTGAGCCCGAAGTCAGGATACCGGTTTGGCTGTGCTCGTCACGACCCCGCTCTGCGGGATCAACTTCTCCGTCAAAGAGAAGGATGAGGCCAGCCTGTTCCGTGAGTGCGGGATGGGATTCGCTGAGTGCCTTCATTCTCCGTTTTGCCGAGGGGTTTGAAGGTTTTTCATTTCAAGAACCTGCAAACTTCGCGCTGGTCTCTCAACTCAACCGTTCCGCGAATTTTTTTTCGGAACAGAAATGAAAGATCAGCCATGAAAAAAATCCGCCTGCTGGCAATTGCCGGCCTGTTCGCGCTGCCCGCCGTCCGCGCGGCCACATTCACTGAGAGTTTTTCCACCAATCCGTTGCAAAACGGTTGGCAGGTTTTCGGCCAGACGAATCTGTTCAAGTGGGATTCGGTGGGTCAAAATCTTGCCGTCACTTGGGATTCAGCGCAAACGAACAGTTGTTTTTACCATCCCCTGGGGACCATTCTCGCCCGCGACGACGATTTCAGCGTCGCGTTTGATCTGCGGCTCAATGACTTTATGGCTGGTGTGGACCCACAGATGCCCAGCACATTCCCATTGTCAGTCGGGCTGCTCAATCTGGCTCAAGCCTCACAACCCGGTTTCCTGCGCGGCACCGGGTATAACTCCCCTGACCTGGTCGAGTTCGCCTTTTTCCCTGATCCGGGCGGTTCTTGGATATATGGGCCGTCACTCACGGCGGTCATCAGTGATGCGACCGGTTTCAACTACGCATCCGGCGGTTATGCCCCAGACAGTCTGACGACCAACGACCTTTACCGGGTGAACCTGGCTTATACTGCCAGCAACTCCAATCTGGTGATGACCATCCTGCGTAACAACCAGATGTTTGTTTCCAATTGCATCGCCACGTTGGGAGCCAGTTTTACGGATTTTCGCGTCGATGCCATTTCCATCAGCAGCTACAGCCAGGCAGGACAGGATACAACCATTTATACCAATGCCGACGGCAGCACGATTATCTACGCAGGGTCGCTGCTCGCGCACGGCGTGGCGGACAATTTTGTTCTCACCCTGCCGACGCCGCCGGTGCAAAATTTGACCGGCGCCCTCAGTGATGGCCTGTGGCAGGCGCAATTCACCAGCCGCAGCAACTGGCTTTACACGCTTGAACGCACGACGGATTTTGTTTCGTGGACGGACGTTTCTCTTGCCGCCAGTGGCAACGGTGCGAATCTGGTTTTGCAGGACACGAATGCGCCGGCAAGCCAGGGTTTCTATCGCGTGCGCGCCCAACGCCCATAATCGCATGACCAAAGAGAAAATCCTTTTTTGTTGGAGCGGCGGCAAGGATTCCGCATTGGCGCTGAACCGGCTCCGGCAGGACAACCGCTACGAAATCGTTTCGCTGCTCACAACCTGCAACGAGCATTTCCAGCGCGTCTCGATGCACGGTGTCCGGCTGGAGCTGCTCGACGCGCAGGCCGAAGCCATCGGGTTGCCGCTGGAAAAGGTCTTTGTCAGCCAGCGCAGCTCCAACGAGGAGTATCAACAAAAAATGTCCGCGTGCTTGCTCGCGCACAAGGCGCGCGGCGTGAGCGGTTGCGCGTTCGGCGACATTTTCCTCAAAGACCTGAAGCGTTGGCGCGATGAAAACCTGGCAAAAATCGGTATGCGCGGGATTTACCCGATTTGGAAAGTGGATTCGCGCGAACTCATTCAGGAGTTTTTTGCTCTTGGCTTTCGCACAGTCATCTGCTGCGCCAACGATGCCTATCTTGGCGAAGAAATGGTGGGGCGCAACATCGACGAAGAATTCCTGCGCGCCCTGCCGCCGGAAGTCGATCCCTGCGGCGAAAACGGTGAGTTCCATTCGTTTGCTTTTGCGGGTCCGGTTTTCAAGCAGCCGGTGAAATTCGAACTTGGCGAGAAAGTTTACCGCCCGGTTGAAGTGACCCATCCGAGCGATTCGACTTCGGCCTACGTTTGCCCGGCTGCTCCGCGCCGCACCAAAGGCTTTTGGTTTTGCGATTTGTTACCAGACAACACAACAGAAGAAGTTTTAACCGGCCACAAACCGGAAAGGAAACAGATATGAACAAAAGTAGATTCATCGTGCTCGCGGGAATGATCCTGGGAGCGGCCGCCTCGCGTTTGATCCCGCATCCCCCAAACCTCACGCCCATTGCCGCTATCGCCCTGTTTGGCGGCGCGCAGTTCGCAGATAAACGCGTTGCGTTCCTGGTGCCGCTGGCTGGGCTGCTTTTGAGCGATCTCGCTTTAGGATTTTACGCGATCACCGCGGTGGTTTATGCGAGCTTCGCGCTCACGGTTTGCCTTGGTTTTTGGGTGCGCCGCCACCGCTCCGTGCGGCGCATCGCATTAGGAGTCCTGGCAGGGGCAATTTTATTTTTCGCGCTGACGAATTTCGGCGTTTGGGCGATTGATAGCTTGTACCCGAAAACCCTGGCGGGCCTGATCGATTGTTATGTTGCCGGCATCCCCTTCTTCCGAAATATGCTATTGGGTGATTTGCTCTATTCGACGCTGCTCTTCGGGGGATTCGCCCTCGCAGAAAGCCGTTTTGTCCTTCTGCGCGAACCTGCGTTGGGAGTCGTCTGATGACCATCGAATCCCCCTGTATTGACGTCTGCCTGATGTCCGAAGACAAAACGGTCTGCATCGGCTGTTTTCGGTCGTTATCTGAAATCGCAAACTGGGGTCGCTTGACCGATGCCGAAAAGCTTCGTGTCATCGCCGCTGCTCGAGCAAGACAGTCGGCCTCGGAACGCAAGAAGACGCCATTTGAGCAAGTCCTATGAACCCTGCGCGCATTGTTTCCTTTCTGCCGTCGGCGACGGAAATGGCATACGCCCTTGGCCTTGGGGACCAGGTCGTTGGCGTCTCCCATGAATGCGACTTTCCTCCAGACGCCAGGACAAAACCGGTCGTGGTTCGGTGTTCGTTGCCGGTAGAAACGATGAGCCTGCGGGAAATTGATTCTGCGGTTGCCGAATGCATCGGCCAGGGCGGCAATCTTTACGAGGTGGACCAACAGGCCATCGCGCGGCTGGCGCCAACGCACATTCTCACCCAGGCGCTGTGCCAGGTCTGCGCGCCCTCCGGCGGCGAAATCGCGCGCGCCCTCAAAGCGCTGCCCTCCAAGCCCACAATCCTCTGGTTCACGCCCCATAGCATCGAGGACGTTTTCGACAACCTTCGCGAACTGGGCAAGGCCACTGGCCGTTCGGCCAACGCCGAAGAACTTGTCACTTCCGCGCGTGTGCGTTTGCAAAGAGTCACCGACCTGACGCAAACGGCGTCGCATCGTCGCGTTTTCTGCCTCGAATGGATTGACCCATATTACTGCAGCGGCCACTGGGTGCCGGAGATGGTCGAACTTGCCGGCGGCCAGGATGCGCTTGGGCGCAAGAAAACTGATTCCGTTCGGACCAAGTGGGCGGACATCGCGGCGTGGGCGCCGGAAATTCTAATCGTGTCGCCCTGCGGTTTTGGCATCGAAAAGGCCACAGAACAGGCGAATTTGCTTTTGCAGCAGCCGGGCTGGAGCGAGCTGCCGGCGGTCCGCGATAACTGTGTTTTCGCCGTAAACGCCAACGCCTATTTCGCCCGGCCCGGCCCGCGCCTGGTGGACGGAGTGGAACTGCTCGCGCATCTGTTCCACCCGGAACTGTTCGACTGGAACGGCCCCGCAGATGCCTTTCGCGCAATTCCAACATCGAGTGCCGGCGAATCCAAAAGCCGAATCAAAACTTGCCCCCTCTGCGGCCACGCGTTCGTGTGCAAAATGGGCGGATGCTGGTGCGATGATTTTCCACCGCTCCAGCCGTCTAGCGCGCCCGGGGCGGCTTGCCTATGTCGTGCGTGTTTGGGGGAAGCGGTTGAACGCGTGCGGCGCTGAAAGATCATGAAGCGGCGCGCCTTCACATTGATTGAACTGCTGGTGGTGATTGCCCTCATTGGGATTCTTGCGGCGCTGCTGCTGCCGGCGCTGGCCAAAGCCAGGGCATCGGCCAATCGCGCCCGATGCGCAAGCAACTTGCGTCAACTGGGCGTCGCCACGCAACTCTACTGGAGTGACAGTGGAGGGAATTGCTTCACTTATTTATACGGCCCCACTAACGGTGGTCAGGCCTATTGGTTCGGCTGGATCGGGCCGGGACCCGAAGGCCATCGGCCCTTTGACTTGTCGGTTGGGAAATTATTTCCTTATCTCAATGGCAGCGATGTGCGGCTTTGCCCGGCACTTGACCCCACGTTGGCGCAGTTCAAATTGAAGGCCACCAATGTGGTGTTCAGTTACGGTTACAATAACTATCTCTCGGTCAGTCTCAGCCAGGCGCCGATAAATTGCAGCCGAATCAAGCGGCCAACAGAAACCGCTTTGTTTGCTGACGCCGCGCAGGTGAACGATTTCCAGGCGCCGGCTTCGCACAGCAATCCGATGTTTGAAGAATGGTATTATGTGGATAACACAGTGAATTATCCCAACGGCCATTTCCGCCATGCTCAAAAGGCCAACGTCACTTTCTGTGATGGGCATGTGGCGCTGGAATCAATGCTGTCCGGTTCGCTGGACACAAGATTGCCCAACCAATTCATCGGCAGATTGCGCCCGGAAATCTTAATCCTGCCACCGTGAGAGCGGCATTCATTCAGGATTATTGCGCCGCGCCTTCCTTTGCTCTGGGCGGGCTTGGCCTCGCGCTGAGCCGTCAGCCTGGCGTTCCTGAATTCCCCTCCCGTTCTGTCATCAACAATTCCTGCACCAGCTCGCCACTGGCCTCTTCGACCTGTTGCCACGCGCCCAGCACACGGAACTGTTTGCCCTCGATGATGGCAAATTGATGCGCCCGGGTTTTCCAGGGGCGCAAGTCTGCAGTCGTGGCAACCAGGGTCATGGCCTTTCCGCCGAACAAGGGATGGCCTTGTAACAATTTGTCTAGAAAATCCAGCCACCACTGCAAGTGCCGCAGGTCCAGCCCGGCGAGGGGATTATCCACCAGCAATATCTCCGGGCGCAGCATCAGGGCCCGGGCCAGGCCGACCCGCTTCTGCCAGTTCGGTCCGATGGCGCCCGGGGTGCTGTCGGCCCAAGGCTCCAGCTCCATCGCCTTAAGCACGGCGCGCACATCCGGTTCGGCCTCGGCTGGGGTCAGATTCCGATGGTAGCGCAACGGCAGCGAGACATTCTCGCTCACCGTCAGGTGATTGAACAATTGGCCGCCGTCGAACACCAGACCCAGGCGCAGGCGCTGGTTCAGACGCGCCTGATCGAAGATTGGCATGTCTTCTCCGAACAAGCGATAGCGTCCGCTCAGGGGCGGCAGCACGCCGCCGGTCATCATGAGGAAATCGCTCTTGCCGGAGCCCTGGAGGCCGGCTACGACCCAGTAATCGCCCGCCTGCACCGACCAGTGGATGCCTTCGGCGGCGACGAGGCTGGGGTCGAGCATTGACCCGGCGGCGACGTCCTCCATCTGGATAACCGGGAGCTGGAGTTGAGGGGCAGGCGAGTCCATCAAGTCGCGAGATAAATGATGATGAACAGCGCGTCAATGAGCACGCAGGCTATGACGCTCTGGGCGACCGCGCGAACCGTCGCATGTGACACCTCTTCGAGGTGGAGCGGTTGGGCCAAGCCATGATAACAGGTGACGATGGCAATAACGAATCCGAATACGAGCGTCTTAAGCGCCAGCAAGGCAAAATCCAAACCGCTCAGCGACACGGCCAGTTGCCGGAAATAATCAGCCGGCAGCAGCGGCACATTTTGGAGAAATGCCCAAAGATAGCCGCTGAACAACGCCCCGATGATCAAATAAACCGTCAGGGCGAACACACCCAAGGCCATCCCGATCACGCGCGGGACAACCAGGTAATGGACCGGGTCAATGCCCAGCGCTTCCAATGCCTCGACCTCGCCGGTGGCCCGAGCGGTGCCCAACTCGACCACGTTAGCCGTGCCGATGCGCGCCAGCACCAACAGCGCCGTGATGAGCGGTCCGAGTTCACGCACGACCACCAGCACCATGATTGTGCCCAGGTAATTGATGGCTCCAACGCGCGTCAGCCAGGAGACGCTTTGACCTATCACCAGCAGCCCAAGGCCGGCAGCCACAAACAAGAACATCGGCAGCAAGCGCAGGCCCGCCCGCGCCGTCTCGCGATGGATGAGCGGCCAAACCACATGCCGCGCTGAGCGGAACTTGGCGAGGATGACGCCTAATGTGATGAGCGTGAAAGCGCCCAAACCCTGGACGGTTAGCAGCAGGCGAAGGAGGCTGCGGCCCAGGTAATGCGTGAAGGTCGGTGGCAAAGGCAAACGCCACAGGGCGCGCACATGGCGTGAATCAAACGCGCTGGCATTCCCTTTTTCCACAACCCCAACGTACGTTGGCCGCTAAAACCGGTCAAAGGCAATTTCCAGGAACCAGCCTTCTAAATTTCAAATTCCGCGCGCAACTGTCCAGACACAAACTTCATCGGCGCCGCCGGCGCACAAAACCCGTGCGCAGGCGCTAGTGGTTGCGCCGGTAGTAAAGACGTCATCCACCAATAACAACCGCTCGCCATTCAGGCGGGCTCCCTTGCGCAGGGCGAAGGCGCGATTCACGTTGGCCAGGCGGTCCTCGCGGTTCAGGAGGGTTTGGGTGCGGGTTGGGAGCACGCGTCGCAGGATTCTGGTGTTCAGGGGAATTTGTGCGGCCGCGCTCAGCCGTTTGCCGAGGCGAGCAGCCTGGTTGAATTCCCGTTCCCGTTCCTTGATGGGATGCAATGGCACCGGAACAATGGCATCCCATTTGCCCTCGAGCAATCCCGGCCCTGACGCCTTGACGAGCAACTCAGCCAGGAATGGCTCGAACCAAAGCGCGCGCCGGTACTTATAGCGATGAATCACCTCGAGCACATTTCCTCGCGCCAGCACTGCTGAACGCGCCCAGTTAAAATGCCACTCACGCTCCTGGCAATTGGCGCACTCGAAGGTTGTGGTGATTGCGCCCTGATAAGGCAACCCGCAGCGCTCGCAAAAAGGCCGTTCGACCCATTGCACAGCAGCCCGGCAGTCCTGGCATAGGAAACACTCCGCCGGCCCTGCCCGCTGCTCTTGACAAATCTGGCACACCTCGGGATAGACAAAGCCCAGCCCGACGTTCAACCAATCTTTTGCTGATTCCAGCAGCCCGCTCATGCGGCTCTGCGGAAGCCTCGCGTCTCTGGCGTCTTGAGGACCAAATTCGACTGGAAGCGATTTATAGCTTTTTCAATTCTGTCTTGCACCCTTGCATGGACAGTCTCAAAACAATTTGCTTTTGGCAATCAATATGCTGTGACATAATCCTGGTTCGAGTTTTCTGTCGAGAAAGTTCTGGTGGGTTCGTTCCCATCGGCAAGCATTTTGGGCTATTTATTAGCAGCCGCAAAAGCGGCAGGACCGCGCGGCTAAAAGCGCCAGCCGGTGGAGTGTGCTGAAACGGGCCACCGGAAACCAATAATGAGACAGATCATGCCTCGAAGCCGGAGATCGCTGAGAATGCCCAATAACAAAAATTCAACTCTCGCCATCAAGCAGGAGCGAGTCGGAAACCCACAATCCTTTATGCAAAAACTAATCTCGGTTATGTTGGCCTTGACTGCCCTGGGGCAGGCGCCTCGAACGGAGGCTCAAACCTTTCTCGGCAAT
The window above is part of the Verrucomicrobiia bacterium genome. Proteins encoded here:
- a CDS encoding ATP-binding cassette domain-containing protein, producing MDSPAPQLQLPVIQMEDVAAGSMLDPSLVAAEGIHWSVQAGDYWVVAGLQGSGKSDFLMMTGGVLPPLSGRYRLFGEDMPIFDQARLNQRLRLGLVFDGGQLFNHLTVSENVSLPLRYHRNLTPAEAEPDVRAVLKAMELEPWADSTPGAIGPNWQKRVGLARALMLRPEILLVDNPLAGLDLRHLQWWLDFLDKLLQGHPLFGGKAMTLVATTADLRPWKTRAHQFAIIEGKQFRVLGAWQQVEEASGELVQELLMTEREGNSGTPG
- a CDS encoding DUF6580 family putative transport protein, which encodes MNKSRFIVLAGMILGAAASRLIPHPPNLTPIAAIALFGGAQFADKRVAFLVPLAGLLLSDLALGFYAITAVVYASFALTVCLGFWVRRHRSVRRIALGVLAGAILFFALTNFGVWAIDSLYPKTLAGLIDCYVAGIPFFRNMLLGDLLYSTLLFGGFALAESRFVLLREPALGVV
- a CDS encoding ComF family protein gives rise to the protein MSGLLESAKDWLNVGLGFVYPEVCQICQEQRAGPAECFLCQDCRAAVQWVERPFCERCGLPYQGAITTTFECANCQEREWHFNWARSAVLARGNVLEVIHRYKYRRALWFEPFLAELLVKASGPGLLEGKWDAIVPVPLHPIKEREREFNQAARLGKRLSAAAQIPLNTRILRRVLPTRTQTLLNREDRLANVNRAFALRKGARLNGERLLLVDDVFTTGATTSACARVLCAGGADEVCVWTVARGI
- a CDS encoding ABC transporter substrate-binding protein — translated: MNPARIVSFLPSATEMAYALGLGDQVVGVSHECDFPPDARTKPVVVRCSLPVETMSLREIDSAVAECIGQGGNLYEVDQQAIARLAPTHILTQALCQVCAPSGGEIARALKALPSKPTILWFTPHSIEDVFDNLRELGKATGRSANAEELVTSARVRLQRVTDLTQTASHRRVFCLEWIDPYYCSGHWVPEMVELAGGQDALGRKKTDSVRTKWADIAAWAPEILIVSPCGFGIEKATEQANLLLQQPGWSELPAVRDNCVFAVNANAYFARPGPRLVDGVELLAHLFHPELFDWNGPADAFRAIPTSSAGESKSRIKTCPLCGHAFVCKMGGCWCDDFPPLQPSSAPGAACLCRACLGEAVERVRR
- a CDS encoding DUF1289 domain-containing protein produces the protein MSEDKTVCIGCFRSLSEIANWGRLTDAEKLRVIAAARARQSASERKKTPFEQVL
- a CDS encoding lmo0937 family membrane protein; the protein is MLYTIAVVLILLWLLGLVTGYTMGSFIHVLLVIAVIMILVNLISGRRRLL
- a CDS encoding ABC transporter permease encodes the protein MEKGNASAFDSRHVRALWRLPLPPTFTHYLGRSLLRLLLTVQGLGAFTLITLGVILAKFRSARHVVWPLIHRETARAGLRLLPMFLFVAAGLGLLVIGQSVSWLTRVGAINYLGTIMVLVVVRELGPLITALLVLARIGTANVVELGTARATGEVEALEALGIDPVHYLVVPRVIGMALGVFALTVYLIIGALFSGYLWAFLQNVPLLPADYFRQLAVSLSGLDFALLALKTLVFGFVIAIVTCYHGLAQPLHLEEVSHATVRAVAQSVIACVLIDALFIIIYLAT
- a CDS encoding ATP-binding protein; translation: MTKEKILFCWSGGKDSALALNRLRQDNRYEIVSLLTTCNEHFQRVSMHGVRLELLDAQAEAIGLPLEKVFVSQRSSNEEYQQKMSACLLAHKARGVSGCAFGDIFLKDLKRWRDENLAKIGMRGIYPIWKVDSRELIQEFFALGFRTVICCANDAYLGEEMVGRNIDEEFLRALPPEVDPCGENGEFHSFAFAGPVFKQPVKFELGEKVYRPVEVTHPSDSTSAYVCPAAPRRTKGFWFCDLLPDNTTEEVLTGHKPERKQI
- a CDS encoding prepilin-type N-terminal cleavage/methylation domain-containing protein, producing MKRRAFTLIELLVVIALIGILAALLLPALAKARASANRARCASNLRQLGVATQLYWSDSGGNCFTYLYGPTNGGQAYWFGWIGPGPEGHRPFDLSVGKLFPYLNGSDVRLCPALDPTLAQFKLKATNVVFSYGYNNYLSVSLSQAPINCSRIKRPTETALFADAAQVNDFQAPASHSNPMFEEWYYVDNTVNYPNGHFRHAQKANVTFCDGHVALESMLSGSLDTRLPNQFIGRLRPEILILPP